CGGTACAGCTGCCATGCACGACGGCGATCTGTGCGATGCCCTGGGCCGACATGGTCGCCTGATTGTAGAAGATGCGTCCGAAATCATCCTTGTCGGGGAAAACCTCGTCCTGCATCGGCAGGAACGCCCCGCCGGATTCGACGAGGTAAATGCAGGGCAGGCGGTTCTCCAGCGCGATTTCCTGGGCGCGCAGATGCTTCTTCACCGTCATGGGGTGATAGGTGCCGCCCTTCACCGTCGGGTCGTTCGCCACGATCATGCAGTCGCGGCCTGAGACCTGGCCGACGCCAGCGACCACGCCGGCGGCCATCACGTCGCCCGAATACATTTCCCAAGCGGCGAACTGGCCGATCTCCAGAAACGCGCCGCCGGGATCGATCAGCCGCTCGATGCGTTCACGAACCAGTAGCTTTCCGCGTGCCTTATGGCGCTCGGAATAGCGTTCGCCGCCCCCGGCGCGGACCGATTCGGCCCGTGATTTCAGTTCCTGGACAAGTGAGGCCATCGCCTCCTGGTTGGCCAGAAAACCGGCGGAACGACGATCGACTGTGCTTTTGAGCACCACCATTGGGCGTTTCCTCTTGCTTTTTGACACGTACCTAGCATAAAGTCAGGTTGTCCGACAAACAGATAATGCTGCTCCGACGACATGGCCGCTGGGCCGTACCGCGAGAGCGCAATGCCCGGGAGGCACGCTCACATGAACTCTGGATACTCCATGACTTTCGGCCTCGATGAGACGATCGAGGATATGCGCGATGTGGTTCGCCGGTGGGTGGACGACAAATTGGCGCCGCGTGCCGCCGAAATCGATGAGAAGAACGAGTTTCCTAGAGACCTGTGGCCCGCTCTGGGGGAGATGGGTCTGCTCGGCATTACCGCTGACGAAGAATATGGCGGCTCCGGCCTCGGCTATCTTGCCCATGCAGTTGCGATGGAAGAAATCTCCCGGGGCTCAGCCTCCGTAGGGCTCTCCTATGGCGCCCACTCCAATCTCTGCGTGAACCAGATCAACATAAACGGATCCAAGGCGCAGAAGGAAAAATACCTGCCCAAGCTGATTTCCGGCGAGCACCTCGGCGCGCTGGCCATGTCCGAGCCGGGGGCAGGGTCCGACGTGGTCTCGATGCGCCTCAAGGCCGAGAAAAAAGGCGACCACTACGTCCTCAACGGCAACAAGATGTGGATCACCAACGGTCCGGGCGCCGACACGCTGGTCGTCTATGCCAAGACGGATCCCGGCGCGAAGTCACGCGGCATCACCGCCTTCCTGATCGAGAGGGGCATGCAGGGTTTCTCGACGGCCCAGAAGCTCGACAAGCTTGGCATGCGCGGTTCAGACACCTGTGAACTGGTGTTCGAGGACTGCGAAGTCCCTGTCGAAAACATTCTCGGTGAAGAGAACAAGGGCGTGAAAGTTCTGATGTCCGGCCTCGACTATGAGCGCGCGGTCCTCGCGGCTGGCCCACTGGGTATCATGCAGGCCGCGATGGAAGTGGTCCTGCCATATGTTCATGACCGTGAGCAGTTCGGTCAGTCCATCGGCCAGTTCCAACTGGTACAAGGCAAGCTGGCGGACATGTACACGACGATGAATGCGTGTCGCGCCTATGTGTACGCTGTTGCCGCCGCCTGCGATCGTGGCGCCACCACCCGCCACGACGCGGCGGGCTGCATCCTTTACGCGGCCGAGAAGGCAACACAGGTGGCGCTCGATGCCATCCAGCTGCTTGGCGGCAACGGCTACATCAATGAATATCCGACCGGCCGTCTGCTGCGCGATGCCAAGCTTTATGAGATTGGCGCAGGCACATCGGAAATACGGCGTATGCTGATTGGCCGTGAACTGTTTGAGGCGACAAAGTAGTATGCAAGATACCTTCACCACGCTGGAACGCGAACCGGTCTATCTCAAGGTCTACAAGGCGATCGAGGAGCGGATCAGCACGGGCGTGCTGGAGGATGGGTCGCTATTGCCGACCGAAGCGGTACTTTGTGAACAGTTCGGGGTCACTCGTTCATCGGTGAGAGAGGGTATCCGTTTGCTTGAGCAGGCGGGCCTTGTGGCCCGCGGTGCGGGCAAGCGTCTTGTTATCGCTCGTCCGCGCACGGCTGATGTCGCGCGGGCAGCCAGCCGCAGCATGACCTTGAGCGGTGCCACCTTCCGCGAGGTATGGGATACGCTGATGGCGTTCTATCCCGAAGCAGCGCGGGCGGCGGCCGTTCGATTAGGGCCAAGGGACGCGGCGGCTTTGCGAGAGTGTCAGGAGGTCCTGGCGGCCCTGCGGGATGACCAGTCCGAGGCTGTTGTGACGGCAGCGGTCGCGTTCTTCGACATTCTTGCAATGCACCTGCACAACCGCGTGATGGCCGCGCTTCTGCAGTCCCTCAACCGCATGATCGACAAAAGTCTGCGCGAGGTTATTGGCCAGACGCCACAGGCGCGGCGTCGCATCCTCGAGGCGCAGGGTCGTATCACCGAAGCCATCGCTGATCAGGATCAGGCCGCTGCCGTCAACTGGATGCGCAAGCACATCGCCGACCTGCAGCGCGCCTATCAAGTTGCTCATATTGATTTAGATACGGAGATCACCTGGTGATTGAACTGAACGTCCACGCTCATCCCTCTAAAGACGAATTGCCGCGCGAGAAACAGCTGGCCTGGACGATGGCCACAGTGGCCGCGGATCCTGTCGGC
This genomic stretch from Parvularcula sp. LCG005 harbors:
- a CDS encoding FadR/GntR family transcriptional regulator — translated: MQDTFTTLEREPVYLKVYKAIEERISTGVLEDGSLLPTEAVLCEQFGVTRSSVREGIRLLEQAGLVARGAGKRLVIARPRTADVARAASRSMTLSGATFREVWDTLMAFYPEAARAAAVRLGPRDAAALRECQEVLAALRDDQSEAVVTAAVAFFDILAMHLHNRVMAALLQSLNRMIDKSLREVIGQTPQARRRILEAQGRITEAIADQDQAAAVNWMRKHIADLQRAYQVAHIDLDTEITW
- a CDS encoding isovaleryl-CoA dehydrogenase encodes the protein MNSGYSMTFGLDETIEDMRDVVRRWVDDKLAPRAAEIDEKNEFPRDLWPALGEMGLLGITADEEYGGSGLGYLAHAVAMEEISRGSASVGLSYGAHSNLCVNQININGSKAQKEKYLPKLISGEHLGALAMSEPGAGSDVVSMRLKAEKKGDHYVLNGNKMWITNGPGADTLVVYAKTDPGAKSRGITAFLIERGMQGFSTAQKLDKLGMRGSDTCELVFEDCEVPVENILGEENKGVKVLMSGLDYERAVLAAGPLGIMQAAMEVVLPYVHDREQFGQSIGQFQLVQGKLADMYTTMNACRAYVYAVAAACDRGATTRHDAAGCILYAAEKATQVALDAIQLLGGNGYINEYPTGRLLRDAKLYEIGAGTSEIRRMLIGRELFEATK